A genomic window from Ischnura elegans chromosome 10, ioIscEleg1.1, whole genome shotgun sequence includes:
- the LOC124167175 gene encoding uncharacterized protein LOC124167175, with the protein MSSDPEKCGMALNDGMITPNTTVSLQPEEALLEKTHNGLRRSSCECVRNTQPQQNRFNRRCLKFRYPTYISVFLVLILFTVDTTIGLKERFSRKKRYSPAVFPSNSEIEVAWEVGIPIGLEGKDVEVGLFLEADYSLPDNVTYLYPDNILNTYTGRRRRRRIRPRRNTNKKKRGPITRAAVYVAIEATLESLGLDGQSCLLRSICEASETPLYHGSLVAELLHVLFTPSTTSENDLSYDYIAAEELGKKNSDCFSIYPECPSGIFDIITTVYEE; encoded by the exons ATGTCATCAGACCCTGAAAAGTGCGGAATGGCTTTGAATGACGGGATGATTACGCCAAATACGACAGTTTCTCTTCAGCCTGAGGAAGCGCTATTGGAGAAAACTCATAATGGCTTACGGAGGAGTTCCTGCGAGTGTGTGAGGAATACACAACCACAACAGAATAGATTCAACCGAAGGTGCCTAAAATTTAGATACCCCACGTACATTAG tgtTTTCCTAGTCCTAATTTTATTCACAGTTGATACTACTATCGGCTTGAAAGAAAGATTTTCTAGAAAAAAGCGATATAGTCCGGCTGTTTTTCCTTCGAACAGTGAAATTgag GTTGCCTGGGAGGTTGGTATACCCATCGGCTTGGAAGGAAAGGACGTCGAAGTGGGACTCTTTCTGGAAGCTGACTACTCGCTCCCGGATAACGTCACATACCTCTACCCTGACAATATTTTGAATACGTACACGGGGcggagaaggagaagaagaatcAGGCCGAGGCGAAATACGAACAAGAAGAAAAGAGGTCCTATTACGAGGGCCGCTGTGTACGTGGCTATAGAGGCAACATTGGAAAG CTTGGGCTTGGACGGACAAAGCTGTCTACTTCGCAGTATCTGCGAGGCCTCCGAGACTCCTTTGTATCATGGAAGTCTTGTCGCGGAACTGCTCCACGTTCTGTTTAC GCCCTCTACGACGTCGGAGAATGACTTGAGCTACGATTATATTGCGGCAGAAGAACTAGGAAAGAAAAATAGTGACTGCTTTAGCATCTATCCTGAATGTCCAAGTGGCATATTTGACATTATCACAACAGTCTATGAAGAATGA